In Brevibacterium zhoupengii, the following are encoded in one genomic region:
- a CDS encoding branched-chain amino acid ABC transporter permease, producing the protein MTLFIQQLFNGVALGGVYCLAAIGLTLVFGVLRIPNLAHGSLYMLGAYVTYFFLTTVGVPYVAAIGIAALILFVLGVLLERLVFHPLRNSPHTHHMIAAIGAMFFFQAVAQAIWGADFRRMETPISGSLHILGAEISAQRIVIIVTAVVVLSLLTWFIKRSIHGQTIEAIEQDRTGSALVGINPAMVSMLTLGLSALLVTIAAGLVSPINLLSPTMGDSLNLKVFAIIILGGLGSLPGAIVGSFALAIAETMTSTYISSAVGEAVAFIVLVAVLAIKPTGLFAKAVQR; encoded by the coding sequence ATGACCCTTTTCATCCAACAGCTCTTCAACGGCGTTGCACTCGGCGGTGTGTACTGCCTTGCCGCAATCGGTCTCACCTTAGTCTTCGGTGTCCTGCGCATCCCCAACCTCGCACACGGGTCGCTGTACATGCTCGGCGCCTATGTCACATACTTCTTCCTGACCACGGTCGGTGTGCCCTATGTGGCTGCCATCGGCATCGCCGCACTCATCCTGTTCGTCCTCGGTGTGCTGCTCGAACGCTTGGTCTTCCACCCTCTGCGCAACTCACCGCACACCCATCACATGATTGCGGCCATCGGCGCCATGTTCTTCTTCCAGGCCGTGGCACAGGCAATCTGGGGGGCCGACTTCCGGCGGATGGAGACACCGATTTCGGGAAGTCTGCATATTCTGGGCGCTGAGATCTCGGCACAGCGCATCGTGATCATCGTGACTGCGGTCGTCGTACTCTCTCTGCTGACATGGTTCATCAAACGCTCCATCCACGGCCAGACGATCGAAGCCATCGAACAGGACCGGACAGGATCGGCTCTGGTCGGAATCAATCCCGCCATGGTCTCAATGCTGACTCTGGGCTTGTCCGCGCTTCTGGTCACAATCGCGGCCGGCCTCGTCTCCCCCATCAACCTCCTCTCCCCCACGATGGGTGACTCACTCAACCTCAAGGTGTTCGCGATCATCATCCTCGGCGGCCTCGGGTCACTGCCGGGCGCCATCGTCGGCAGCTTTGCGCTGGCGATAGCGGAGACGATGACCTCGACCTACATCTCTTCGGCTGTCGGCGAAGCGGTGGCCTTCATCGTTCTGGTGGCGGTGCTGGCGATCAAACCCACAGGCCTGTTCGCAAAGGCGGTGCAACGATGA
- a CDS encoding SDR family oxidoreductase encodes MTRTAIVTGGGRGIGAAIAQRLAADGMNVAILDMGPTEDTVKAVEAAGVKGLGIDTDVSDEASVESALKTVAETLGAPTVLVNNAGILRDNLLFKMTHEEFQKVLSVHLGGAFLMAKAVQAYMVEAKYGRIVSMSSTSALGNRGQTNYSAAKAGIQGMTKTWAIELGKFGVTANAIAPGLIETDMTKATAERMGVNYEDFIAAGVGQIPVARTGKPEDIAHTASFLASEGAGFVSGQVIYVAGGPKD; translated from the coding sequence ATGACTCGGACAGCAATCGTCACAGGTGGCGGCCGCGGCATCGGAGCCGCTATCGCCCAACGCCTGGCAGCGGATGGAATGAATGTCGCGATCCTCGACATGGGTCCGACCGAAGATACGGTCAAGGCCGTCGAAGCCGCCGGCGTGAAGGGACTGGGGATTGACACCGATGTCTCCGACGAAGCCTCCGTCGAGTCAGCATTGAAGACCGTTGCCGAAACTCTTGGTGCACCGACAGTCCTCGTCAACAACGCCGGCATCCTGCGAGACAACCTGCTGTTCAAAATGACGCACGAAGAATTCCAGAAGGTCCTCTCCGTCCACCTCGGCGGTGCGTTCCTGATGGCCAAGGCCGTTCAGGCCTACATGGTCGAGGCCAAATACGGGCGCATCGTATCGATGTCGTCGACATCAGCGTTGGGCAACCGTGGCCAGACGAACTACTCCGCGGCCAAAGCGGGAATCCAGGGAATGACGAAGACCTGGGCGATCGAGCTCGGCAAGTTCGGAGTCACAGCTAACGCGATTGCTCCCGGCCTCATCGAAACCGACATGACCAAAGCCACCGCTGAGCGGATGGGTGTGAACTACGAAGACTTCATCGCAGCGGGAGTCGGACAGATTCCCGTTGCGCGCACGGGAAAGCCCGAAGACATTGCTCACACGGCATCATTCCTCGCCTCAGAGGGAGCCGGCTTCGTCTCCGGTCAGGTCATCTATGTGGCCGGAGGGCCGAAAGACTGA
- a CDS encoding HNH endonuclease signature motif containing protein, whose product MKHMNDSSSHYSVHSDDTSSSASNGRCLDIDEDSPFSDLSAVYACSDQAQFAALDATSGIFVREVAHYLGLAGPDLTVPYDFAPLAETVRRHCRRKRPRPHTTSTADAAASAQSPAHSTPSAPSASSTSRRKKDRGAGRRMRREQREAREHPEPLPDFPAFNPASTFNGWTHQYACAEDICEYSTLLGATTSGAYKHITSAMTLVHGLPKFHQRCIDGDFTIEHVAFVTRRCRDVAFRYLPNIDDYLADRRADITIETFKRSLALKIAALQPAQETLEKVAVRRRVDISTGDDGTAYLTLTGPAPDLHACYRRVEAFARAVYKGNIDAFGDQLNDGESFDDDRGIDALMFDILTRTRPQLKLRITSNNTTTGDISSTDFPIDGLFTGPDGVPMSPEESLLDYIERTFGQMNDETSAPAGANSKDPVAGQKQSAGQRQGDSQEQTTSQGQAASDYWLRDPRFFEAMIKGRPTPGRAFWPPGTDPQTPLDDDSSSPYDGSTSPVSYEVLLDLPTHEYWLSHQARTTITVPMFTLLSQFLGTSGDGTSAEPARTPATPADAESAETTASTSSSANAAGEQWADADVCDLAGMLPDGSPLPADMARRLAGYASTWTRILTDPATGTPLDAKAISYTIPNSVRQPLAAQWMNCTMPGCTRRAELTEVDHIIPFDHSSPQSGGHTRFGNLHNLCKLHHQAKTDQKFSVRMTEPGRLEYIFRHGITTEVMPPDNPINVEHVKLFLKYFATPPPQTAAPPPSATSTRAAPCATENPPRQADEQMKPETAEEKPPTAQSQTAQPTTAFTGKGHSPVWAEYVDPFSGQPEQNAKKQIWDSGEKPPF is encoded by the coding sequence ATGAAGCACATGAACGACAGCAGCTCGCACTACAGCGTGCATTCTGACGACACCAGTTCGTCAGCCTCCAACGGCCGTTGCCTCGATATCGACGAGGATTCTCCATTCAGCGACCTGTCGGCCGTCTACGCCTGCAGCGACCAGGCACAGTTCGCAGCGCTCGATGCCACCAGCGGCATCTTCGTTCGCGAGGTTGCGCACTACCTCGGTCTTGCTGGTCCCGATCTGACGGTCCCCTATGACTTCGCGCCTCTCGCGGAGACCGTCCGCCGACATTGCCGTCGCAAACGCCCACGCCCCCACACGACCTCCACAGCAGACGCAGCAGCCAGCGCACAGTCTCCCGCTCATTCCACACCTTCTGCTCCGAGCGCCTCGTCCACTTCCCGCCGAAAGAAGGATCGCGGAGCTGGTCGCAGAATGCGTCGTGAACAGAGGGAAGCACGGGAGCACCCTGAGCCGCTTCCAGACTTTCCTGCATTCAATCCCGCGTCGACGTTCAACGGCTGGACCCATCAATACGCCTGTGCTGAAGACATCTGCGAGTACTCGACGCTCCTCGGTGCCACCACGTCGGGGGCCTATAAGCACATCACGTCTGCAATGACGCTGGTCCACGGGCTTCCGAAGTTCCACCAGCGCTGCATCGATGGCGATTTCACCATCGAACACGTCGCATTTGTGACCCGACGCTGCCGGGATGTCGCGTTCAGATACCTGCCCAACATTGATGACTACCTGGCCGACAGGCGCGCAGACATCACGATCGAAACGTTCAAACGATCGCTCGCACTGAAGATCGCGGCACTTCAACCAGCACAGGAGACACTGGAGAAGGTCGCGGTCCGCCGCCGGGTTGACATCAGCACGGGTGATGACGGGACCGCATACCTCACGCTGACTGGTCCAGCTCCAGATCTCCACGCCTGCTACAGAAGAGTCGAGGCATTCGCTCGAGCCGTCTACAAGGGAAATATCGATGCATTCGGCGACCAACTGAACGACGGTGAGTCCTTCGACGACGATCGCGGCATCGACGCGCTCATGTTCGACATTCTCACTCGCACCCGACCCCAGCTGAAGCTTCGGATCACCAGCAACAACACGACAACGGGCGACATATCGAGCACGGACTTTCCGATCGATGGCCTGTTCACTGGACCTGACGGTGTCCCCATGTCGCCCGAGGAATCTCTGCTCGACTACATCGAACGGACCTTCGGTCAGATGAACGACGAGACTTCAGCACCGGCCGGCGCCAACAGCAAAGATCCTGTTGCCGGCCAGAAACAGTCTGCCGGCCAAAGACAGGGCGACAGCCAGGAACAGACCACCAGCCAAGGACAGGCTGCATCCGACTACTGGTTACGGGACCCGCGATTCTTCGAAGCCATGATCAAGGGTCGGCCGACGCCGGGTAGGGCATTCTGGCCGCCCGGGACCGACCCGCAGACACCACTCGACGATGATTCCTCGTCCCCGTATGACGGATCGACAAGTCCGGTCAGCTACGAGGTTCTCCTCGACTTACCCACCCACGAATATTGGCTTTCCCACCAAGCACGCACGACGATCACCGTCCCCATGTTCACGCTGCTCAGTCAGTTCCTCGGCACTTCAGGTGACGGCACAAGTGCCGAACCGGCCCGGACGCCGGCGACACCTGCCGACGCAGAGTCTGCAGAGACGACTGCGTCGACATCATCATCGGCCAACGCTGCCGGTGAGCAGTGGGCAGATGCAGATGTTTGCGATCTGGCCGGGATGCTTCCGGACGGCTCCCCACTGCCAGCCGATATGGCACGCAGGCTCGCCGGATATGCGTCAACATGGACACGTATCCTCACGGATCCAGCGACCGGCACTCCACTGGATGCGAAGGCAATCAGTTACACGATCCCCAACAGCGTTCGCCAGCCTCTTGCCGCCCAGTGGATGAACTGCACCATGCCCGGGTGCACCCGCCGGGCCGAGCTCACAGAAGTCGATCACATCATTCCCTTCGACCACAGCAGCCCACAAAGCGGTGGCCACACCCGATTCGGCAACCTGCATAATCTCTGCAAACTTCATCACCAGGCAAAGACTGACCAGAAGTTCTCGGTCAGAATGACCGAACCTGGACGGCTTGAGTACATTTTCAGACACGGGATCACGACGGAAGTCATGCCGCCTGACAATCCGATCAATGTCGAGCATGTCAAGCTGTTCCTCAAGTATTTCGCGACGCCTCCACCGCAAACGGCTGCCCCACCCCCATCTGCAACCTCGACGAGAGCGGCTCCGTGTGCCACAGAGAATCCCCCACGGCAGGCGGACGAACAGATGAAGCCCGAGACGGCAGAAGAAAAGCCGCCGACCGCGCAGTCACAAACTGCGCAGCCGACGACTGCTTTTACCGGGAAAGGTCACTCCCCCGTTTGGGCCGAGTACGTTGACCCCTTCTCTGGCCAACCCGAGCAGAACGCGAAGAAGCAGATCTGGGATTCGGGTGAGAAGCCACCCTTCTGA
- a CDS encoding ABC transporter substrate-binding protein, with the protein MTSIPRRASRPVLAAAVISTFALALGACGGGGGSGDSGGDESVVIGYTGPLSGGGAAYGENVQTGLQMAVDDLNKDGLEVDGKKVTIELKSLDDKYAPSTAASNAQRLADQDKAPVVVSPNAGAIKAIQQINDGRSKFLISAYTSDPAIVQSDNPLTMMIPPNFESYAKPFTEQGMKHGGKKLALLGTQSEYGQQWTKAITDEWKKADGKIGADNSIDYATVSDFAGPVSKALSEKPDSIFVGGPSQPTALIMEEAKKQGFKGSFLVMDQAKLDEMATVTKIENLTNSVGVLPVKEYEDPGTKDFLKHFAEVAGEKKVATSETALNYQSIAIIAKAMEEAGTTSDPEKIRAAIPDALGKVDDKYKVNGFPTEISDEGHLVNPELEVTYLDKDEKYTKVPVEQVSDAK; encoded by the coding sequence ATGACCTCAATCCCGCGAAGGGCGAGCCGTCCTGTGCTTGCTGCGGCCGTCATCAGCACATTTGCACTAGCTCTCGGCGCATGCGGTGGGGGCGGTGGAAGCGGAGACTCCGGCGGTGACGAGTCTGTGGTCATCGGCTATACGGGTCCTCTGAGCGGCGGCGGTGCAGCTTACGGAGAGAACGTCCAGACCGGTCTCCAGATGGCTGTCGACGATCTCAATAAAGATGGACTCGAAGTCGACGGGAAAAAGGTCACCATCGAGCTCAAGTCCCTCGACGACAAGTATGCCCCGTCCACCGCAGCCAGCAATGCACAGCGACTGGCAGATCAGGACAAAGCCCCTGTCGTCGTCTCCCCCAACGCCGGGGCAATCAAAGCGATCCAGCAGATCAACGACGGTCGCTCCAAGTTCCTGATCTCCGCGTACACATCGGATCCTGCAATCGTGCAGTCCGACAATCCACTGACGATGATGATTCCGCCGAACTTCGAGTCCTATGCCAAACCGTTCACTGAACAGGGAATGAAGCATGGCGGCAAGAAGCTTGCTCTTCTCGGAACCCAGAGCGAATACGGTCAACAGTGGACTAAGGCGATCACGGACGAGTGGAAGAAGGCCGACGGCAAAATCGGTGCAGACAACAGCATTGACTATGCCACCGTCTCGGACTTCGCGGGCCCAGTCTCGAAGGCCCTGTCAGAAAAGCCGGACAGCATCTTCGTCGGTGGACCTTCACAGCCGACCGCACTGATCATGGAAGAGGCGAAGAAGCAGGGCTTCAAGGGCAGCTTCCTTGTGATGGACCAGGCGAAGCTCGACGAGATGGCAACCGTGACCAAGATCGAGAACCTGACGAACTCCGTTGGGGTGCTTCCAGTCAAGGAATATGAGGATCCTGGCACAAAGGACTTCCTCAAGCACTTCGCGGAAGTCGCCGGTGAGAAGAAGGTCGCGACCAGCGAAACTGCCCTGAATTATCAGAGCATCGCCATCATCGCCAAGGCGATGGAAGAAGCGGGTACAACCAGCGATCCTGAGAAGATCCGGGCAGCGATACCCGACGCGCTCGGCAAGGTCGATGACAAATACAAGGTCAACGGCTTCCCGACCGAGATCTCGGATGAGGGCCACCTGGTCAACCCTGAGCTGGAGGTCACCTACCTGGACAAGGACGAGAAGTACACGAAGGTGCCCGTAGAGCAGGTATCCGACGCCAAGTAG
- a CDS encoding MATE family efflux transporter → MAAIDKDILRLTLPALGALIAEPIFLLSDTAMVGHLGAGALGSLAIASTILQTVLGLMIFLAYATTPRVARRMGAGDRSGAINAGFDGIWLALCTSVVLLAIGLPLLKPVIAAFEPGAEIAEGAHSYLAISWWGLPFMLVVIAATGLLRGLQDTRTPLIVAAAGCIANIGLNAIFIYGLDMGVAGSALGTVIAQAGMCSVYVLISIRAARRFHATFRPDWSGVLASAKTSGWLLVRNASLRAALIILVFLATAMGTTELAAIQVAQSLFFALALALDSLAIAGQALIGLQLGARKVDAVAAINRRLCLWGIVFGVVVGLILFAGAGIIPRGFSSDPAVIALMTSLLPVLALSMPIAGYVFVLDGVLMGAEDAKYLALAQLVAVGGYAILLIPVVLYWPGALGLWAAFCIGFVGLRALTLGWRVRNRSWITRAVEKGTS, encoded by the coding sequence GTGGCAGCGATCGACAAGGACATTCTCCGATTGACACTTCCGGCCCTCGGAGCGCTGATTGCCGAACCCATCTTCCTGCTCTCTGACACTGCCATGGTCGGCCACCTCGGCGCCGGTGCTTTGGGGTCGCTGGCCATTGCGTCCACGATCCTGCAGACCGTTCTGGGACTGATGATCTTCCTCGCCTACGCCACCACACCGCGGGTTGCCAGGCGCATGGGAGCGGGGGACCGCTCCGGTGCCATCAACGCAGGCTTTGACGGGATCTGGCTCGCTCTGTGCACCTCTGTGGTGCTGCTGGCCATTGGGCTGCCCCTGCTCAAACCAGTCATCGCAGCATTCGAGCCCGGTGCCGAGATCGCCGAGGGAGCGCACTCCTATCTCGCCATCTCCTGGTGGGGTCTGCCCTTCATGCTCGTCGTCATCGCCGCCACAGGACTCCTGCGCGGACTCCAGGACACGCGGACGCCCTTGATCGTGGCCGCGGCCGGGTGCATCGCCAACATCGGGCTGAACGCGATCTTCATCTATGGTCTCGATATGGGAGTCGCCGGCTCCGCGCTGGGCACCGTCATCGCCCAAGCCGGCATGTGCTCCGTCTACGTGCTGATCTCTATCAGGGCCGCACGACGATTCCATGCGACTTTCCGCCCCGACTGGTCCGGCGTGCTCGCCTCGGCGAAGACCTCCGGCTGGCTGCTGGTGCGCAACGCCTCCCTGCGCGCGGCACTGATCATCCTCGTCTTTCTCGCCACAGCCATGGGAACCACCGAGCTGGCCGCGATCCAAGTCGCCCAGAGCCTCTTCTTCGCCCTGGCGCTCGCCCTCGACTCATTGGCCATTGCGGGGCAGGCTCTGATCGGGCTGCAGCTGGGTGCGCGGAAGGTCGATGCGGTGGCTGCGATCAATCGCAGGCTGTGTCTGTGGGGCATCGTCTTCGGAGTCGTGGTCGGACTCATCCTCTTTGCGGGCGCCGGAATCATCCCGCGCGGCTTCTCTTCGGACCCCGCGGTCATCGCGCTGATGACGAGCCTGCTTCCCGTGCTTGCGCTGAGTATGCCCATCGCCGGCTATGTCTTCGTCCTCGACGGTGTCCTCATGGGTGCCGAGGACGCGAAATATCTCGCTCTGGCACAATTGGTGGCAGTAGGCGGATATGCGATCCTGCTGATTCCGGTCGTCCTCTACTGGCCCGGTGCTCTGGGGCTGTGGGCGGCGTTCTGCATCGGCTTCGTCGGCCTGCGGGCGCTGACATTGGGCTGGCGTGTGCGCAACCGCAGCTGGATTACTCGTGCGGTCGAGAAAGGAACCTCATGA
- a CDS encoding GNAT family N-acetyltransferase: MNERQNLDPAEAERRSALRSRIRPLGTETSDEVFLPFLDLCFNWSMDKPRIEVEELLERDDAAFYFKDWGRNGDIAVAAYAPDPNTGDAAENDSVVGSDPEIVGLAWLRLAEFDAVIERSAAAPEATASDQTTATDQAAADAQAPADSDETGGTDDSDDGNATGTTAEVGPRFTGYGWVAADIPELSLAVLPDYQSQGIGGMLLDVVCTLAKMSGFPAVSLSVEDGNGAARLYHDRGFVAVGRNGDADILVRRLK, from the coding sequence ATGAACGAACGTCAGAACCTGGATCCCGCCGAGGCGGAACGCCGGAGCGCACTGAGATCACGCATCCGTCCGCTGGGCACAGAGACCTCGGACGAGGTGTTTCTGCCGTTCCTCGACCTGTGCTTCAACTGGTCGATGGACAAACCTCGGATCGAGGTCGAAGAGCTTCTCGAACGCGACGATGCCGCCTTCTACTTCAAGGACTGGGGCCGCAACGGAGACATCGCCGTCGCCGCCTATGCGCCAGATCCGAACACGGGTGACGCCGCCGAGAACGATTCCGTTGTCGGTTCGGACCCGGAGATCGTGGGCCTCGCATGGCTGCGTCTGGCCGAGTTCGATGCAGTGATCGAAAGGTCGGCTGCCGCGCCCGAGGCCACCGCGAGTGACCAGACCACCGCGACTGACCAGGCCGCCGCAGACGCGCAGGCCCCCGCTGATTCCGATGAAACAGGCGGTACCGATGACTCAGACGATGGCAATGCCACCGGCACCACCGCCGAGGTGGGGCCGCGGTTCACCGGGTACGGCTGGGTGGCCGCGGACATCCCCGAGCTGTCGTTGGCTGTCCTGCCCGACTACCAGTCGCAGGGCATCGGCGGCATGCTCCTCGACGTGGTGTGCACATTGGCGAAGATGAGCGGCTTCCCAGCCGTCAGCCTCTCGGTCGAAGACGGAAACGGCGCGGCTCGTCTCTACCATGACCGTGGATTCGTTGCGGTCGGCCGCAACGGGGATGCCGATATCCTCGTCCGCCGGCTGAAATAG
- a CDS encoding acetyl-CoA C-acyltransferase, which translates to MREAVIVSTARTPIGKAYKGAFNDTQAQELAGHAISHAVSRAGLEGGEVEDVVFGAALQQGSQSTNVARQAALRAGLPTTVPGMTIDRQCSSGLMGIATAAKQILFDGQEIAVGGGVESVSLVQNDKMNMFRAKDPWLVEHVPGIYYPMLATAEVVAERYGISREAQDEYAFSSQQRTAAAQDAGRFDDEIVALPTTKIVVDKETKETSAQQVTLERDEGNRPSTTLESLAGLNPVLKPGEASKVPSITAGNASQLSDGASASVLMSSDEASRRGLEPLGVYRGMAVAGCDPDEMGIGPVFAIPKLLKAQGLSIDDIGLWELNEAFAVQALYCRDRLGIDPEKYNVDGGGISVGHPYGMTGARLVGHALIEGRRRGVKYVVVTMCIGGGQGAAGLFEVC; encoded by the coding sequence ATGCGCGAAGCAGTCATCGTCTCCACCGCCAGAACTCCGATCGGAAAGGCGTACAAAGGGGCGTTCAACGACACCCAAGCCCAGGAATTGGCGGGCCACGCCATTTCCCACGCTGTCTCACGGGCAGGTCTGGAAGGGGGCGAAGTCGAAGACGTCGTCTTCGGTGCAGCCCTGCAGCAGGGCAGCCAATCCACCAACGTCGCTCGCCAGGCGGCGCTGCGAGCCGGTCTCCCGACAACGGTCCCAGGAATGACAATTGATCGTCAGTGCTCCTCCGGGCTGATGGGAATCGCGACCGCCGCCAAGCAGATCCTCTTCGATGGACAGGAGATTGCAGTCGGCGGCGGCGTGGAGTCGGTGTCCCTGGTGCAGAACGACAAGATGAATATGTTCCGGGCGAAGGACCCGTGGCTGGTCGAACATGTTCCCGGAATCTACTACCCGATGCTCGCCACCGCCGAGGTTGTGGCCGAACGCTATGGCATCAGCCGTGAAGCACAGGATGAGTACGCGTTTTCTTCGCAGCAGCGGACCGCAGCCGCCCAGGACGCCGGCCGGTTCGACGACGAAATCGTCGCGTTGCCGACGACGAAGATCGTCGTGGACAAGGAGACCAAGGAAACCTCGGCTCAGCAGGTGACTCTCGAACGCGATGAAGGGAACCGTCCATCGACGACCCTGGAGAGTTTGGCTGGACTGAACCCAGTCCTCAAGCCCGGCGAAGCTTCGAAGGTCCCAAGCATCACAGCAGGCAATGCCTCACAGCTGTCTGATGGAGCCTCTGCTTCGGTGCTGATGTCGAGTGATGAAGCGAGCCGACGTGGACTGGAACCACTCGGCGTCTATCGGGGTATGGCCGTCGCTGGCTGTGATCCCGACGAGATGGGGATCGGGCCCGTCTTCGCGATTCCGAAGCTGCTCAAGGCGCAGGGACTCTCCATCGATGACATCGGTCTGTGGGAGCTCAACGAAGCATTCGCGGTCCAGGCCCTCTACTGCCGTGACCGCCTCGGGATCGATCCAGAGAAGTACAACGTCGACGGTGGAGGAATCTCAGTCGGTCACCCCTACGGAATGACCGGTGCCCGCCTGGTCGGTCACGCTCTCATCGAGGGGCGTCGCCGCGGGGTCAAGTATGTCGTCGTCACGATGTGCATCGGCGGCGGTCAGGGCGCGGCCGGACTCTTCGAAGTCTGCTGA
- a CDS encoding M1 family metallopeptidase yields MHQNFLKSDPANRKHQQGGTTMLDPYTPDVGNSDLTIDHYDLDLDYRIGPNRLSARASLTGRVLQETKTIVLDLTGLRVTKALVNGKRVRYSTRGKKLRLTTDLLPKNQPVRIDISYVGNPQPAIGAWGDVGWEELEDGVLVAGQPVGASTWFPCNDHPSDKSKYRIRVLTESEYTVVSNGELVDKVRKAGRTLWTYESRTPLATYLATVQIGRYRYSQIDAEDGAAASPIPLGLYAGEHWPKASTRLQVQHSMMNEFIDRFGPYPFDRYDVVVTDDELEIPLESQPLSVLGPNHLGEEWEAERLVAHEMAHQWFGNSLTPRRWCDIWLNEGFACYSEWVWSEASGRSSAHECAQTWREALSDEPQDFLLSDPGGPDMFDDRVYKRGALCLHALRLAIGDEDFFTAISEWTTKYRHSSVETSDFLTCISGVAGRDLAEVVHPWLYEEELPELA; encoded by the coding sequence ATGCACCAGAACTTCCTGAAGTCGGATCCAGCGAACCGGAAACACCAGCAAGGCGGCACCACGATGCTTGATCCCTACACTCCCGACGTCGGCAACTCCGACCTCACCATCGACCACTACGACCTCGACCTCGACTACCGGATCGGGCCTAACCGCCTCTCCGCACGCGCGAGCCTGACCGGGAGGGTGCTGCAGGAGACGAAGACGATCGTCCTCGACCTCACAGGCCTGCGGGTCACGAAGGCTCTCGTCAACGGCAAGAGGGTTCGGTACTCGACGCGGGGCAAGAAGCTGCGGCTGACCACCGATCTCCTGCCCAAGAACCAGCCGGTGCGCATTGACATCTCCTACGTCGGCAACCCGCAGCCCGCGATCGGGGCCTGGGGCGACGTCGGCTGGGAGGAGCTCGAAGACGGCGTCCTCGTCGCCGGGCAGCCCGTCGGCGCATCCACCTGGTTCCCCTGCAACGATCACCCGTCGGATAAGTCGAAGTACCGCATCCGGGTGCTCACCGAATCCGAATACACCGTCGTGTCCAACGGCGAACTCGTCGACAAGGTCCGCAAGGCCGGGCGCACCCTGTGGACCTACGAATCCCGGACTCCGTTGGCCACCTACCTGGCAACGGTGCAGATCGGGCGCTACCGCTACTCCCAGATCGACGCCGAGGACGGCGCTGCGGCCTCCCCGATCCCCCTGGGTCTCTACGCGGGCGAACATTGGCCGAAGGCATCGACGCGGCTGCAGGTCCAGCATTCCATGATGAACGAGTTCATCGACCGGTTCGGGCCCTACCCCTTCGACCGCTACGACGTGGTCGTCACCGATGATGAGCTCGAGATCCCGCTGGAGTCACAGCCCTTGTCTGTGCTGGGGCCCAACCACCTGGGCGAGGAATGGGAGGCCGAACGGCTCGTCGCCCATGAGATGGCCCACCAGTGGTTCGGGAACTCACTGACACCTCGGCGCTGGTGCGATATCTGGCTCAACGAGGGCTTCGCCTGCTATTCGGAGTGGGTATGGTCGGAAGCCTCGGGTCGCAGCAGTGCCCACGAGTGTGCGCAGACCTGGAGGGAAGCCCTTTCCGACGAACCGCAGGACTTCCTGCTCAGCGACCCGGGCGGTCCCGACATGTTCGATGACCGCGTGTACAAGCGCGGAGCGCTGTGCCTGCATGCGCTGCGGCTCGCGATCGGTGACGAGGATTTCTTCACCGCGATCTCCGAGTGGACGACGAAGTATCGTCACTCCTCGGTCGAGACCTCGGATTTCCTCACGTGCATATCCGGTGTGGCCGGTCGCGACCTCGCCGAGGTTGTCCATCCGTGGCTGTACGAAGAGGAACTTCCCGAACTGGCTTAG